The DNA sequence ACGGGCCCTTGGCGCCCGCCTTGAGAACCGGAAGCATGCCGATCATCTCCTTGAACCAGTCGCGACCGCCCGGCGGCGGCGCGGGCGGCGGCACCGGCGGCGCGGCACCGGCGACCTCCGCCACGTAGCGCCGGAACAGGGCGGCCTTGTCCACGGCCTCGCAGTCGCGGTAGCCGCTGAGGTGCGTGTGCCACAGGTGCGAGCTGTCCGCCTCGCCGCTGCGCGGTGCCGACGACTGGCCGCGCTGGCGGTCCCAGCGCAGCACCCGTACCCCGTCGTCGGTGTAGATGACCTCGCGGATCCACCGCGTGTCGGCGGCCCCGGCGCGGCACTGCGCCACGAGCCAGACCGAGAGGTGGCGCAGGGTCGCCTGGTGCCCGTTCGGGTAGCGCCTGGTGAAGCCGCCGATGTCCAGGGCCGCCGCGCCGTCGGTGAGGCCGCGCAGGTCGCGGGCCAGGCGGGCGCTGTACGGGTCCTTCGACATCTTCAGCCCGTCGCGGCCGAGGTGGTAGCTGGTGCCGACGCGCCGGTGCGCCTCGTCGCCGACGATGCCGACGTCGGCGCCGTGCAGGCCGAACGCGGACAGCAGATACTCACGTGCGGTCAGGTAGGACTGGGGTGCGTACGACACTGCCTCTCACCTCCGGGATGGGGACGTGAGGGCAGCGTGCGCCGGGGCACTTGGCCGCGGCTTGGAGCGGACTTGCCCGCCGGTTACGAGGGCATGGCTGCCGCGATCGACGCGCGGCCGCCGTGCAGGCGGATGGTGTACCAGCCGCCCCGGCCGACCGGTTCGGGCAACGGCACCGCGTACCAGCCGCTGATCAGGGCGAGCAGCACCGGGATGACGTCGCCGTGCGAGGACGCGACGACGCGGCCACCCGGGTGCGCCCCGGCCATGGTCAGCAGCGCGCCGAGCATGACGCCCGCCGACCAGGCTGCTCCGACGGCCTGGCCCATCGGGGCGAACACGCCGTCCACCCAGGCGGCGGGCTCCCGGAAGTCGTCGGCCTCGACGAGTGCGGCCAGCGTCGTGACCGGCAGGCCCGCCGCCCGCGCCAGCGGCGCCACGGTCTGGTGGCAGCGCAGCGCCGGGCTGGCGTAGACGGCGTCGATACCGGCCCCGAGGGCTGCCATGAGCCGCTCGGCCTGCGCGAAGCCCTGTTCGGACAGCGGCCTGCTGTCGTGGCCGGCGGTCCAGCCGGCGCGCTCGACCGAGGAGCAGTGCGGCACGAGCTCCAGGGTGAGGTGAAGATCGAAGGGCATGTGGGCACGCTAGCCGCTCGTCGGGCACCGCCGAGAAGGGCACCTTCTACCGCGCCATGCGATGAGAAGGTGCCCTTCCTTACCTCAGGACAGGGTGAGGGCGGTGTCGTCGATGACGAACGACGTCTGCAGGGACGCGTCCTCGACGCCACTGAACTTGATCGTCACCGTCTGCCCGGCGAACGACGAGACGTCGACGGTGCGCTGGGCGTAGCCGGTGTTCTTGTTGAGGTTGGAGTACGTGGCCAGCGTGGTCGTCCCGGCCGTGACCGTCAGCTTGTCGTACGCGGTGGTGGTCGTGGTCTCGGCGGTGTCGATGTGCAGCCAGTAGGTCAGGGTGGCGCGGCATCCGGCCGGGATCGTCACGGACTGCGACAGGGTGTCGGTGTGGGCGGAGCCGTACCCGTTGAGCCAGGCCTTGTAGGAGCCGGTGTGGGCGGCCTCGCCGGTGCTGCTGTCGATGACGCCCGAGGACTGGGTCCACGGCGAGGTGCCGGTCTCGAAGCCCGCGTTGCCGAGCAGCTGGCCGGAGCAGCCGCCGCCGGTCGGGCTGACGGTCCAGCTGAACGTGGCCGTGCCGGTGGCGTTGGTGGTGTCCTTCGCCGTCACCGTGACCGTGGTGGTCTGCGCCGTGGTGGGCGTGCCCGTGATCTTGCCGGTGCTCGCGTTGATGGACAGGCCCGCGGGCAGACCGGTGGCGCTGTAGGTCAGGGTCTGGCCGCTGCCGGAGGAGCTGGCGCTGATCTGGAGGTTGACCGCGGTCCCGACGATCGAGGACTGGTTGCCCGGGTTGGTGACGGTCACCGTGTTGCCGGTGCCGGGCGGCTTGGGCAGCAGGCAGCCGGCCACGGACAGGTCGATCGCCCGCGACGCGTTGAGGCAGGTGGTGAACCAGTACGTCTGCTGGCCGTAGCTCTGGCCCTGGTAGACGTGGACGGTGCCGTTGGCGTCGACCTCGCACGGGTTGTTGAGCGTGCAGGACTGGCCGTCGTCGTTGCCGGTGTTGTTGATCCCGACGACCTTGTTGCTGGCCAGGTCGACGATGGGCGAGCCGGAGGTGCCGTGGGTGGTGTTGCACCCGGTGTTGTACTTGATCGAGTCGTGCCAGGTCCACACGTCCTCGCGGATCGTGGGCACGAACGCGTTGATCGTGCAGTTCCAGATCTGCTTCCAGTAGCTGGACGGGATGTACATGCTGCTGCCGCTGGCCGGGCGGGTGTCGGAGACGGTCAGCGCGGTCACGCCGTACGTGCTCTGGATCGAGGCGAAGGTCGTGTTGAGCCGGTACAGCGACACGTCGGTGTCGGTCATCGTCGCGTACAGCAGCATGTCGGCGCGCAGGGTGCCGAGGTTGGTGCCGGAGGCGTTGAGCAGGGTGCCCGACCTGGTGCTGGACTTGTTGACCAGGACGACTCCGGCGCCGGGCATGCCGCCCTCGTAGCAGTGGCCGTTGGTCAGCATCATGGCGCGGTCGGTGTCGACCGAGCTCGGGAAACGGACGAGCGAGGCCGAGCAGTTGCTCAGGGCGATCGTCGCGTTGAGACTGGCCGCCTGGAGGGTGACGGCGGACGCGGGGGCGGCGGGGACGGCGATCGCGGCCGCGCCGAGAACGAGTGCGCCCACGGTGGTGGCGATTCGTCGGAACATGAAAGCTCCCGAATTGGGGGGTATAAATCGCCGCCAGTCTATGGCCGACGCCCGCCGCAGTGAAGCCGGTGAATCTACGGTGGCGGCAGAACGCCAAGGCCGACCTGACCGCCTAAACTGCTCCGATGCCGCCGCTCCCCCCGCACCCCCACCGCCCGCCGGCCCACCGGCCGGTCGACCCGTACGAGGTCGAGGTCCGGGTCATGCCCGTTCTCACCGTGGTGGAGACGCTGCACAGCCTGGACCAGTCCGAAGGCGACGCCTGCGTGCACTGCGGAACCCGCGGTGCGGGCGCCGCGTCGTGGTCGCCCGACGAGCTGGTGCCCGTCGGCCGCGAGCGCCACCGGGGCACGGTCATCCGGGCGCACCGCGATTGCGCTCCGAACTGGCTGGCACGCTGGTTCCGCGACGGAGACGAGCTGAAGCAGCAGCAGCTGGGCTACTACCGGGTCCGCGAGCAGATCGCCACGGAGCTGGTCGAGTACCAGCTGGACGCACGGCTGCGCCGCTACGAGCAGATGAGCGAGGAGGACCGGCCCCGGCGCGAGCTCGTCGACTGGGAGATCACCGTCATCCACGAGGCGGCGCTGGCCGTGCGCTTCGGCATCCCCGACGAGAGCTGACCGCAGGCACCGATGTGCGTGCGGGCCGTGTCCACATGCGAGGTATCCTGTCGGCCAGTTCGACGGGGCCACATGGAGTGACGATGTTCTTCCGGCGCAAGACCGAAGAGGCGCGCGCGCTGCGGTATATGGCGTACGTGTCCGATGCGAAGATCGACATGCTGATCAGCCAGATCCACGAGCCGCTGCGGCGCAGCATCGCCACGGAGCTGAAGCTCGACCTGAAGCTGATCGGCCTGACGCTCAGCGCCGACAACCCGCTGCGCCAGCAGAGCCGCATCGAGAAGGTGGCGCTGGTCGAGGACTACCTCACCCGCCACCAGCAGGTCGGCGACCTGACCGCGTCGCAGGGGTACGTCAAGGCGCGGCTCAACATGGACTGGGCGCCGCTGTCCGACATCCAGCACGGCCGCCCCGACGCCGAGAAGATCACGTTCTTCTGCGGGTACACCGAGGAGCTGCTGGTGGTGCTGGGCGGGTCGACGGCGCACCTGCTGGGGACGCCGGTGGAGCCGACGGCGACGCCGGGGTCGCAGCCGTACGCGATCCGCCGGGCCCTGCACCCGGTCACGCCGCAGGCCGACGGCCTGGACGAGCAGGCCGAGACCGACACGGTGCGGTCGCTGGCCGACGGGATCGCGGCCACCGCCAAGGCCGTGTTCCAGACCCCGCAACCGGTGCAGTTCCTCGCCCGGTGCATCAGCCGGGGCCCGCTGCCCGACGGCTCGCCGCGCCCGGCCTACCTGCTGGGCAGCCCGCTGTACGTCGAGATGGTGGACTACTAGTCCGATGAGCACCGGCACGCACCAGGCGGCGGGGACCTGGCAGGTCGGTGACGTGATCGCCGACCTGTACCGGGTGACGAGGGTGCACGAGCAGGGCGGCATGGGCCTGGTCTACCGGGTGCGCCACCTGGGCTGGGACGTCGACCTGGCGCTGAAGAACCCGCGCCCGCAGCAGCTGCGCACCGCCGAGGACCAGCAGCTGTTCGTCGACGAAGCCCAGGCGTGGATCTCGCTGGGCCTGCACCCGCACGTGTGCGCCGCCCACTACGTCCGCGCGATCGACGGCGTCCCGCGCGTGTTCGCCGAGTACGTCCCCGGCGGCAGCCTGCGCGAGGCCATCGACGACGGGCGGCTGTACGGGGGCGGCCCGGACGAGATGCTCGCGCGGCTGCTCGACCTGGCCGTGCAGCTCGCCTGGGGGCTGGCCCACGCGCACCGCCGGGGCCTGGTGCACCAGGACGTCAAACCGGCCAACGTGCTGCTCGACGAGGCGGGCACGGCGAAGGTGACCGACTTCGGGCTGTCCCGGGTCGGCGTGCCCGCCCAGAGTTCCGGCCCGGCCCGACCGGGGGTGTGGGCCGACCCCGGCGTGAGCACCCGGGTCAGCGCTGGCGGCCTGACCCCCGACTACGCCTCACCCGAGCAGGCCGCCGGGGTGCCACTGAACCGCCGCACCGACGTGTGGAGCTACGCGGTGTCGGTGTTCGAGCTGTTCACCGGAGGCGTGGTCTGGTCCAGCGGCCCGTCGGCCGACGTCGCGCTGGCCGAATACCTCCAGTACGGCCCGGACGATCCGGCCGCGCCCCGGATGCCCCCGGCACTGGCCGACCTGCTGCGCTCGTGCCTGCGCGACGACCCGGCCGCACGCCCCGGCGACCTGGCCGAGGTCGCGGACACGATCGCGGCCGTATACGAGGCCGAGCTGGGCCGGCCGTACCCCCGGACGGTCCCGGCCGAGGCGGACCTGCGCGGCGACGAGCTCAACAACCGGGGCCTGTCGCTGCTCGACCTCGACGACCCCGACGCGGCCGACGCCGCGCTGCGCTCGGCGCTGGAGGCCGACCCGCACCACCTCGAAGCGGTCTTCAACGCCTCCATGCTGAGCTGGCGGCGCGGCGAGCTCACCGACGACGAGGCGGTGGCCGCCGTCGCGGCGGCCGCCGCCACCCGGCCCGGACACTGGCTCGGCGCGTACCTGCTGGCGCAGGTCCACCTGGAGCGCGGGGACCTGGACGCGGCGCTGCCGCTGCTGACCGAGGCCGCCCAGCAGGCGCCCGACGACCCGCAGGTCGTGGAACTGCTGCGGCGGGCTCGCGCGGGCGGGCTGGCATCGGGCGACGGCGAGCGGACCGTCCCGGGTGGCGCCCGCGACGATCGCAGCGGGATGACCGGGGCGCAGCTCGGCCAGGATGCCCGCGTGGTCCTGACCGCGCTGACCGACGTACCCCCGCCGCCGCGCGGGCTGCGGCGCCTGTGGGTGCTGCTGTTCGGCGGCGACAACCGGCGGGCGACGGCGAGCATCGTCGGCGTGCACTCCATCGACGGCGCCCGGCCCCCGCTGCGGTTGCGGCCGGGCAGGTTCGCCAGCGCGTTCGCGGTCCGCCCTGACGATCACATGGCCGCGGTCGGGGGCGGCGGCGACGACGTCGTGGTGTTCGACCTGGACAGCGGCGCCGAACTGCACCGGCTGCCGGGTCACGGCATTTTCGCGCGCGCACTGCGGTTCAGCGCCGACGGCCGGACGCTGGCGTCCGGGGCGAGTGACGGCCTGGTCCGGTTGTGGGAGCCCACCACCGGCACGCTCCTGGCGACGCTGACCGGCCACGGCCGGGAGGTGCACGGGCTGGCATTCTCAGCCGACGGCACCCGCCTGGCCTCAGTCAGCAGCGACCGGACGCTGCGGCTGTGGGAGTGGCGTACCGGCCGGTGCACGGCCGTGCTCGAACATGGCGACAAGGTGTCGGTGGTGGACCTGAGTCCGGACGGGCGCTGGGCCGTCACCGGCGATCTCCGCGGCGTGGTGCGGATCTGGGAGCTGGACTCGGATGGGGGCGCTGTATGCCGCCACGAGCTGCAAGGGCACCGGGACGAGGTGCTGGCCGCGGCGACCGGCGGCGCCGGGCGGTTCCTGACCGGCGGCCGGGACGGGATCCTGCGCCTGTGGGACGCGGGCACCGGGCGCTGTCTGCGCACCGTCGAGGCTCATCGCGACGCCGTGTTCCGGGAACTGACCGGCGGCTGGACCGTACACGTGACGGCGTGCGTGAGCACCGACGGAAGGTTCGCGCACTCGCTGGGCAATGACGCGGTGGTGCGGTCGTGGGGGCTGCCGACGGGCTACACCGCCGCGCTTCAGGTGTGCCGGCCGCGGCCGGTGCCGCTGCTGCACGAGTTCGACGCGCGGTTCCAGCATCTGCTGGGCAGTGCCGACCGGGCCCTGGGTGAGGGGCGGGTGCCCGCCGCGCTGGAGCTGATGCGGCAGGCACGCGCGGTGCCGGGCCATGAGAACGCTCCGGAGGCGGTCGCGGTCTGGCAGCGGCTGGCCGGCTCGTCAGTCCGGACAGGGCTGCGCGGGGCAAGGCTGGCGCGGCGGATCACCCTGGTGGAGCCCGGCTCGCAGCGGTTCTGGCGGGCGCTGATGGGCCTGAGCGCCGACGGCGCCACCGCGCTGACTAGCGCCCCCGACGACGCCATGGTGCTGTGGGACCTGGCCACCGGGCAGGCCCGGCGGCGGTTCGCGACGCCGGAGCCCCGGATCTCGGTCGAGTCGCTCGCGCTGAGCGCGGACGCGCGGCTGGCGGTGGCCGTGGACGGCTACCGCCGCGTGCTGGTGTGGGACCTGCCCGGCGACGACGAGCCGCGGCTGCTGGACCAGCTGCCGTCCACCGGCACCCGGGTGTGCCTGGACCGGACCGGCACGTACGCGCTGACCGCGACGAGCACCTACACGGTGCTGCGCCGCCTGGAGCTGGCGACCGGCCGCGAGCTGGCGAGGTTCCAGGGACGCGAGCGGATGATCCACACCTCCGAGGGCGACTCCCGGATGGAGCCGGAGGCGATGTACGGGACCTGCCTCGGCGACGGCGGGCAGTCGGCGCTGTCCGCAGCGGAGAACGGCGACGTCCTGCACTGGGACGCGGTCAGCGGGCGGCTGCTGCGCCGGATGCGCGGCCACGGCCAACGTGCCGAGTGCGTCGCGATCAGCCCGGACGGGCGCTTCGCGCTGTCGGGCGCCTGGGACCGGACCGTCCGGTACTGGGACCTGGAGCGCGGCCGCTGCCTGCGCGTGCTGACCGGGCACACCCAGCCGGTCGACGCGGTCGCGTTCACCGGTGACGGAGCGTTCGGGGTCTCCGCCGCACGCGACCACTGCGTACGGGTGTGGCGGCTGGCCGACGGCGCGTGCGTCCGGGTGCTCGACGGCCACGACGGCCCCGTGTCCGGGGTCGGTGTCAGCGACGACGGGCGGGTCGTGGTCGCGATCACGCGCGAGAGCCTGTCGGTCTGGGAGCTGGACTGGGAGCTGGCGGCCCGTCCGGCCGCAGGTCGGCGGGCGGGTCTGGGCCGGTGGTTCGGCCGGGCGCGCTCTGGCGGCTGAGCCGCGGAGCCGGACGGAACCGCTGCTGGGGCCCGGTGCAGGGGATGGGCGGCCGAGCGGCAAGGGTTCGCCCAAAATTCAAGGGTTCCGATGTCTTGTGCCATGGGAGCGGTTCTGCTTGGCTACGGCGAGCCGTCCACATCGGCATGGACACAAGGAGCCCACATGAGACTGAAAGCGGTTACGGCAGGACCTGCCCTAGCTGTCTTCGTCGCCGCTGCGATGACGCTGGGTGTGCAGCCCGCGGCCGCCGCGCGACCCTCGGCGAGCACGGGCGCGACCGCGCCGTCGCTCGTCGGCGCGCTGGCCGCGCCGAGCGTCGACGTGAACAACGTCAAGGCGCACCTGCAGCAGCTGCAGACCATCGCGACCAACAACGGCGGCAACCGTGCCACCGGCACCGCCGGCCACACCGCGTCGGTGACGTACGTGCAGCAGAAGCTCCAGGCGGCGGGCTTCACCGTCACCCTGCAGACCTGCACCACCTGCAACGGCTCGGCGAAGAACATCATCGCCGACTGGCCGGGCGGCGACACCAACAACACCTACATGTTCGGCGGCCACCTCGACGGCGTGTCGGCCGGCCCCGGCATCAACGACGACGGCTCCGGCTCGTCGGCGCTGCTGGAGGCCGCGCTCCAGCTCGCGGCGGCCAACCCGACGATGACCAACCACCTGCGGTTCGGCTGGTGGGCCGGCGAGGAGCAGGGCCTGATCGGCTCGAAGTTCTACGTCAACTCGCTGACCTCGGCGCAGAAGACCGCGATCAAGGCGTACGGCACGTTCGACATGATCGCCTCGACCAACGGCGGCTACTTCGTGACCGGCACCGACGCCATCGCGGTGAAGCTGCGCGAATACTTCACCTCGATCAGCGTGCCGACGGAGACGTCGACGGAGTGCTGTAGCGACGACGGCTCGTTCCGCAACGCCGGCGTCCCGTCGTCGATCAACTCGACCGGTGCCAGCTTCACCAAGACGAGCGCGCAGGTGACCAAGTGGGGCGGCACCGCCGGTGCGGCGTACGACTCCTGCTACCACAAGGCCTGCGACAGCTACCCGTCCAACATCAACAGCACCTCGCTGGGCCGGTTCGCCAACGCGATCGAGTACGCGGCGTGGAACCTGACCACCGGCACCGCGCCCGCCAACGACTTCTCGGTGTCGCTGAGCCCCGCCTCCGGCTCGGTGAACCCCGGCTCGGCGGTCACCGCGACCGTGAACACCGCCACCACCTCGGGCAGCGCGCAGACGGTGAACCTCAGCGCCTCCGGCGCGCCCTCCGGCGTGTCGGTCAGCTTCAGCCCGGCGTCGGTCACCTCCGGCGGCTCCTCGACGGTGACCGTGTCGACGACGGCGAGCGCCGCCCCCGGCACGTACACCATCACGGTGACCGGGACCGGGTCGGTGGCCCACTCGGCCAGCTACACCCTGACCGTCAACGGCACCGGCGGCTGCACCGGGACCGGGCAGAAGTTCGCCAACCCGGGCTTCGAGTCCGGCGCGGTCTCGTGGACGCAGTCCTCGGGCGTGATCGGCCAGAACACCGGCAACGGGGCGCCGCGCACCGGCACCTGGTCGGCGTGGCTGAACGGCTACGGCTCGGCGCACACCGACACGCTGTCGCAGTCGGTGACGCTGCCCTCGGGTTGCAGCAGCTACACGCTGTCGTTCTACCTGAAGATCGTCACCGCGGAGACGACCACCACGACGGCGTACGACAAGCTGACCGTCACGGCGGGCACCACCACGCTCCAGGTCTTCTCCAACCTCAACGCCAGCGGGTACACGCTGCGCTCGTACAACCTGTCGGCCTTCGCGGGCCAGACGGTGACCGTCAAGTTCACCGGCGTCGAGGACTCGGGCCTGGCGACGTCGTTCGTCGTCGACGACACCGCCCTCACGGTCTCCTGAGGTAGGTCCGTCCCGCACTCGTACACACGACACCGAACAGCGATCCGAACACGGGTGGTCCCGGAGGCGAGAAACCGCCTCCGGGACCACCCGGTCGTCTACCGGTGCGTCACTGGTCTTCGAGATCGAGCACCCTGTATTCAGGCAGTTCCCGCCGCGCCTGCGCCCCGTCGTAGGTCGCGAGGTAGGCGTCCCGGGTACGGGCCTCGACGATGGCGTGGCCCATGACGGGGCCCAGTCGCGCCACCTCGACGGTCTCCGTGCCCGTCAAGGGCAGGATGACGGTCACTCCGTCGATCTTCGTGGCCAAGCGGGTCAGCCGCTCCCGCTCCTCCGGGTTGAGCTGCTCGTAGGCGGCCAGGAAGCAGGCCGCCGGAATGCCGA is a window from the Catellatospora sp. TT07R-123 genome containing:
- a CDS encoding peptidoglycan-binding protein, which translates into the protein MSYAPQSYLTAREYLLSAFGLHGADVGIVGDEAHRRVGTSYHLGRDGLKMSKDPYSARLARDLRGLTDGAAALDIGGFTRRYPNGHQATLRHLSVWLVAQCRAGAADTRWIREVIYTDDGVRVLRWDRQRGQSSAPRSGEADSSHLWHTHLSGYRDCEAVDKAALFRRYVAEVAGAAPPVPPPAPPPGGRDWFKEMIGMLPVLKAGAKGPFVKRAQAILTANGHPTEIDGVFGTDTAARTRAMQAALGLELLDAIWGPETWTAALTGQDLV
- a CDS encoding histidine phosphatase family protein, coding for MPFDLHLTLELVPHCSSVERAGWTAGHDSRPLSEQGFAQAERLMAALGAGIDAVYASPALRCHQTVAPLARAAGLPVTTLAALVEADDFREPAAWVDGVFAPMGQAVGAAWSAGVMLGALLTMAGAHPGGRVVASSHGDVIPVLLALISGWYAVPLPEPVGRGGWYTIRLHGGRASIAAAMPS
- a CDS encoding putative Ig domain-containing protein, with translation MFRRIATTVGALVLGAAAIAVPAAPASAVTLQAASLNATIALSNCSASLVRFPSSVDTDRAMMLTNGHCYEGGMPGAGVVLVNKSSTRSGTLLNASGTNLGTLRADMLLYATMTDTDVSLYRLNTTFASIQSTYGVTALTVSDTRPASGSSMYIPSSYWKQIWNCTINAFVPTIREDVWTWHDSIKYNTGCNTTHGTSGSPIVDLASNKVVGINNTGNDDGQSCTLNNPCEVDANGTVHVYQGQSYGQQTYWFTTCLNASRAIDLSVAGCLLPKPPGTGNTVTVTNPGNQSSIVGTAVNLQISASSSGSGQTLTYSATGLPAGLSINASTGKITGTPTTAQTTTVTVTAKDTTNATGTATFSWTVSPTGGGCSGQLLGNAGFETGTSPWTQSSGVIDSSTGEAAHTGSYKAWLNGYGSAHTDTLSQSVTIPAGCRATLTYWLHIDTAETTTTTAYDKLTVTAGTTTLATYSNLNKNTGYAQRTVDVSSFAGQTVTIKFSGVEDASLQTSFVIDDTALTLS
- a CDS encoding SAVMC3_10250 family protein, whose translation is MFFRRKTEEARALRYMAYVSDAKIDMLISQIHEPLRRSIATELKLDLKLIGLTLSADNPLRQQSRIEKVALVEDYLTRHQQVGDLTASQGYVKARLNMDWAPLSDIQHGRPDAEKITFFCGYTEELLVVLGGSTAHLLGTPVEPTATPGSQPYAIRRALHPVTPQADGLDEQAETDTVRSLADGIAATAKAVFQTPQPVQFLARCISRGPLPDGSPRPAYLLGSPLYVEMVDY
- a CDS encoding WD40 repeat domain-containing serine/threonine-protein kinase, which encodes MSTGTHQAAGTWQVGDVIADLYRVTRVHEQGGMGLVYRVRHLGWDVDLALKNPRPQQLRTAEDQQLFVDEAQAWISLGLHPHVCAAHYVRAIDGVPRVFAEYVPGGSLREAIDDGRLYGGGPDEMLARLLDLAVQLAWGLAHAHRRGLVHQDVKPANVLLDEAGTAKVTDFGLSRVGVPAQSSGPARPGVWADPGVSTRVSAGGLTPDYASPEQAAGVPLNRRTDVWSYAVSVFELFTGGVVWSSGPSADVALAEYLQYGPDDPAAPRMPPALADLLRSCLRDDPAARPGDLAEVADTIAAVYEAELGRPYPRTVPAEADLRGDELNNRGLSLLDLDDPDAADAALRSALEADPHHLEAVFNASMLSWRRGELTDDEAVAAVAAAAATRPGHWLGAYLLAQVHLERGDLDAALPLLTEAAQQAPDDPQVVELLRRARAGGLASGDGERTVPGGARDDRSGMTGAQLGQDARVVLTALTDVPPPPRGLRRLWVLLFGGDNRRATASIVGVHSIDGARPPLRLRPGRFASAFAVRPDDHMAAVGGGGDDVVVFDLDSGAELHRLPGHGIFARALRFSADGRTLASGASDGLVRLWEPTTGTLLATLTGHGREVHGLAFSADGTRLASVSSDRTLRLWEWRTGRCTAVLEHGDKVSVVDLSPDGRWAVTGDLRGVVRIWELDSDGGAVCRHELQGHRDEVLAAATGGAGRFLTGGRDGILRLWDAGTGRCLRTVEAHRDAVFRELTGGWTVHVTACVSTDGRFAHSLGNDAVVRSWGLPTGYTAALQVCRPRPVPLLHEFDARFQHLLGSADRALGEGRVPAALELMRQARAVPGHENAPEAVAVWQRLAGSSVRTGLRGARLARRITLVEPGSQRFWRALMGLSADGATALTSAPDDAMVLWDLATGQARRRFATPEPRISVESLALSADARLAVAVDGYRRVLVWDLPGDDEPRLLDQLPSTGTRVCLDRTGTYALTATSTYTVLRRLELATGRELARFQGRERMIHTSEGDSRMEPEAMYGTCLGDGGQSALSAAENGDVLHWDAVSGRLLRRMRGHGQRAECVAISPDGRFALSGAWDRTVRYWDLERGRCLRVLTGHTQPVDAVAFTGDGAFGVSAARDHCVRVWRLADGACVRVLDGHDGPVSGVGVSDDGRVVVAITRESLSVWELDWELAARPAAGRRAGLGRWFGRARSGG
- a CDS encoding M28 family peptidase, which produces MRLKAVTAGPALAVFVAAAMTLGVQPAAAARPSASTGATAPSLVGALAAPSVDVNNVKAHLQQLQTIATNNGGNRATGTAGHTASVTYVQQKLQAAGFTVTLQTCTTCNGSAKNIIADWPGGDTNNTYMFGGHLDGVSAGPGINDDGSGSSALLEAALQLAAANPTMTNHLRFGWWAGEEQGLIGSKFYVNSLTSAQKTAIKAYGTFDMIASTNGGYFVTGTDAIAVKLREYFTSISVPTETSTECCSDDGSFRNAGVPSSINSTGASFTKTSAQVTKWGGTAGAAYDSCYHKACDSYPSNINSTSLGRFANAIEYAAWNLTTGTAPANDFSVSLSPASGSVNPGSAVTATVNTATTSGSAQTVNLSASGAPSGVSVSFSPASVTSGGSSTVTVSTTASAAPGTYTITVTGTGSVAHSASYTLTVNGTGGCTGTGQKFANPGFESGAVSWTQSSGVIGQNTGNGAPRTGTWSAWLNGYGSAHTDTLSQSVTLPSGCSSYTLSFYLKIVTAETTTTTAYDKLTVTAGTTTLQVFSNLNASGYTLRSYNLSAFAGQTVTVKFTGVEDSGLATSFVVDDTALTVS